One genomic segment of Actinoplanes ianthinogenes includes these proteins:
- a CDS encoding RICIN domain-containing protein gives MIQLRGDDRGSMPLAMLLSIVGVTLSTLVGSVAVSQITEARTSSDRVQALIAAQAGVNVATAQFRAATDSTGTGDPARLPDGPLAGNVAPNGGARYQVTITYRDLDGNPLAVPLNAQPATAVVVSTGIRAATGPFHQGTAGARTLQATYVFRLSNQNIPGGQIHVRGSVADLCLDAGSAQPAAGTPVQMQSCLGVPAPQIWAYNSDLTISLVSSRTGANPLGMCLDAGSPHAAGAQVKVQKCVATSPPPPQQQWSTNDSANIMGTSNGSTLDNYCFNVQSPNFAGSFVVLSTTKCNGNYDNVQTFQPDAAVGAGAAGPTTRQLVNYQQFGRCLDVTNQNVASTFLIAWPCKQAPNPANISWNQKWTLPAALNGAHTATGRIYTTLSGIDYCLRSPGVTSGAYPTVTTCTSTSYTADQTWTVYGNTGSYTASYQIVDNTGLCLAPADPAAYPAEVLPYIGPPVSRIVLRACDGSAWQKWNAPPDVSEPSPLKQITER, from the coding sequence ATGATCCAGCTCCGGGGTGACGACCGCGGGTCGATGCCGCTGGCCATGCTGCTCAGCATCGTCGGTGTCACGCTCAGCACGCTGGTCGGATCGGTGGCGGTCAGCCAGATCACCGAAGCCCGCACCAGCTCGGATCGGGTTCAGGCGCTGATCGCCGCCCAGGCCGGCGTCAACGTGGCGACGGCCCAGTTCCGCGCGGCCACCGACAGCACGGGCACCGGCGATCCGGCCCGGCTGCCCGACGGACCGCTGGCCGGCAACGTCGCGCCCAACGGCGGCGCGCGCTACCAGGTGACGATCACCTACCGCGACCTGGACGGCAACCCGCTCGCCGTGCCGCTGAACGCCCAGCCCGCGACGGCAGTGGTCGTCTCCACCGGCATCCGGGCCGCCACCGGGCCCTTCCACCAGGGCACCGCCGGAGCCCGGACGCTGCAAGCCACGTACGTTTTCCGGCTCTCCAACCAGAACATTCCGGGCGGCCAGATCCACGTGCGCGGCTCCGTCGCCGATCTGTGCCTGGACGCGGGCTCCGCGCAGCCGGCGGCGGGCACCCCGGTCCAGATGCAGAGCTGCCTGGGCGTCCCGGCCCCGCAGATCTGGGCGTACAACAGCGACCTGACGATCTCGCTCGTCTCCTCCCGCACCGGCGCCAACCCGCTGGGCATGTGTCTGGACGCAGGATCGCCGCACGCCGCCGGTGCGCAGGTGAAGGTGCAGAAGTGCGTGGCCACCAGCCCGCCGCCACCCCAGCAGCAGTGGAGCACGAACGACTCGGCCAACATCATGGGCACCAGCAACGGATCGACGCTGGACAATTACTGCTTCAATGTGCAAAGTCCAAATTTCGCCGGCAGTTTCGTCGTGCTGTCCACCACCAAGTGCAACGGCAACTACGACAACGTACAAACATTCCAGCCCGATGCCGCCGTCGGTGCCGGTGCCGCCGGGCCGACCACCCGGCAGCTGGTCAACTACCAGCAGTTCGGGCGTTGCCTGGACGTGACGAATCAGAATGTGGCCTCGACGTTTCTGATCGCGTGGCCGTGCAAACAGGCGCCGAACCCCGCGAACATCAGCTGGAACCAGAAGTGGACCCTGCCGGCCGCCCTCAACGGCGCGCACACCGCCACCGGCCGCATCTACACCACCCTCAGCGGCATCGACTACTGCCTGCGCAGCCCGGGCGTCACCAGCGGCGCATATCCCACCGTGACAACGTGCACGAGCACGTCGTACACCGCCGATCAGACCTGGACCGTCTATGGCAACACCGGCAGCTACACGGCGAGCTATCAGATCGTCGACAACACCGGCCTGTGCCTGGCCCCGGCAGACCCCGCGGCCTATCCGGCCGAGGTGTTGCCGTACATCGGGCCACCAGTGAGCCGCATAGTCCTTCGCGCCTGCGACGGCTCCGCCTGGCAGAAGTGGAACGCCCCACCGGACGTATCCGAGCCCTCACCACTCAAACAGATCACCGAGCGGTAG
- a CDS encoding PilW family protein: protein MIRRLRSGRVREDSGTSLIEVTVALGVMTVVMAILTGGVIQFYRSANVAEETGITQTQVRLAFQTLDREVRYANGISAPTTSAVNGAWYVEFSGVDPAGATVCRQLRLDAGGVLQELTWTPGSPPVAGTRGRTLASGLVAPGGSVPPPFDRQAAGSTPYASASATPAGAAFSPDFQRLRVRLTTRAGSTTSVADVTFTALNTSRDTTDPSICLEGRPS, encoded by the coding sequence ATGATCCGCCGCCTGCGCTCCGGCCGGGTGCGGGAGGACAGCGGCACCTCGCTGATCGAGGTGACGGTCGCCCTGGGTGTGATGACCGTGGTCATGGCGATCCTCACCGGCGGGGTGATCCAGTTCTACCGCTCGGCGAACGTGGCGGAGGAGACCGGGATCACCCAGACGCAGGTACGGCTGGCGTTCCAGACGCTCGACCGGGAGGTCCGCTACGCGAACGGGATCAGCGCGCCCACCACGTCCGCGGTCAACGGCGCCTGGTACGTGGAGTTCTCCGGCGTCGACCCGGCCGGAGCCACGGTCTGCCGGCAGCTCCGTCTGGACGCCGGCGGGGTGCTGCAGGAGCTGACCTGGACGCCGGGCTCGCCGCCGGTCGCCGGGACCCGGGGCAGGACTCTCGCCTCCGGCCTGGTGGCGCCCGGCGGCAGCGTGCCCCCGCCGTTCGACCGGCAGGCGGCCGGCTCGACACCGTACGCGTCGGCGTCCGCCACGCCCGCGGGCGCCGCCTTCTCGCCCGACTTCCAGCGCCTGCGGGTGCGGCTGACCACCCGGGCCGGGTCGACCACCTCGGTCGCGGACGTGACCTTCACGGCCCTCAACACCTCACGTGACACCACCGACCCCTCCATCTGTCTCGAAGGACGACCGTCATGA
- a CDS encoding Ig domain-containing protein: protein MAVVKEQREREVAVQLADDALERVAALTGAAALDGRGYAAVKAQWDAATSSGSPASYAAAVGPYLQTMSLGNPQHVSDSTKTPWLAWDPDLPVSSTAGASAGLPTAAINAPMNGLSFQENYYLGMCRQQFGTGGTCDNPDTPDPDTTRADVPMLRAVIAVTWTNHSCPGGTCTYVTSGLVSAVQDPTYNLNRPAPTANNPGPQTSYAKLAITGLQLSATGGQLPLAWSFTGLPPGLTGSATGLVTGTPTDPGASKTYPVTATVTDQLGRTSSVTFSWTIVPAPVVTNPGNQSTQTGTATSLTMAVSGGANPITWSATGLPAGLSINTSTGVISGTPTSTSRLDAAVTVTATDTVGRSASASFTWSVTTLALGPMATRTDSVRDSVNFTAPRPTGGTGPYTYRMVNYPGDSSGEISINPSTGVISGKVWYSNRFFTTVYVKDATGAEVSTTFLWNVLPSQPNDLSITVPDPSDPDQTSKVGQPLELDAYAPNGSNSGYDWVTYTTGLPPGLSIASKNYFYGAITGTPTTPGVYRVTLVCQDSNYKRAVVMFDWTVTP, encoded by the coding sequence ATGGCGGTGGTCAAGGAGCAGCGTGAGCGCGAGGTCGCTGTGCAGCTCGCTGATGACGCCCTGGAACGGGTGGCGGCGCTGACCGGTGCCGCCGCACTCGACGGCCGTGGATACGCCGCCGTCAAAGCGCAGTGGGACGCGGCGACCTCGTCCGGCAGCCCGGCCTCGTACGCCGCAGCGGTCGGGCCCTACCTGCAGACGATGAGCCTCGGCAATCCGCAGCACGTGAGCGACTCCACCAAGACGCCCTGGCTGGCCTGGGACCCGGACCTGCCGGTCTCGTCGACCGCCGGGGCATCGGCGGGGCTGCCCACCGCCGCGATCAACGCTCCGATGAACGGCCTCAGCTTCCAGGAGAACTACTACCTGGGCATGTGCCGTCAGCAATTCGGCACCGGGGGCACCTGCGACAACCCCGACACGCCCGACCCGGACACCACCCGCGCCGACGTGCCCATGCTGCGCGCGGTCATCGCGGTGACCTGGACGAACCACTCGTGCCCCGGCGGCACCTGCACCTACGTCACGTCCGGACTGGTCAGCGCGGTCCAGGACCCGACCTACAACCTGAACCGGCCGGCGCCGACGGCGAACAACCCAGGCCCGCAGACCAGTTACGCCAAGCTGGCGATCACCGGGCTGCAGCTCAGCGCGACCGGCGGTCAGCTGCCGCTGGCCTGGTCGTTCACCGGCCTGCCACCCGGCCTGACCGGCTCCGCCACCGGCCTGGTCACCGGCACACCCACCGACCCGGGAGCCAGCAAGACGTACCCGGTGACCGCCACCGTGACCGACCAGCTGGGCCGCACCAGCAGCGTGACGTTCTCCTGGACGATCGTGCCGGCACCGGTGGTGACCAACCCGGGCAACCAGTCGACGCAGACGGGCACCGCGACGTCATTGACCATGGCGGTCAGCGGCGGGGCGAACCCGATCACCTGGTCGGCCACCGGCCTGCCGGCCGGGCTCAGCATCAATACCAGCACCGGGGTCATCTCGGGCACGCCGACGTCGACCAGCCGCCTCGACGCCGCGGTGACGGTGACGGCGACCGACACCGTGGGCCGGTCGGCTTCGGCGAGCTTCACGTGGAGCGTGACCACGCTGGCGCTGGGGCCGATGGCGACGCGCACGGACAGCGTCCGTGACTCCGTCAACTTCACCGCGCCGCGGCCGACGGGCGGAACCGGCCCGTACACGTACCGGATGGTCAACTACCCCGGCGACTCCTCCGGCGAGATCTCGATCAACCCGTCCACCGGCGTGATCTCCGGCAAGGTGTGGTACTCCAACCGCTTCTTCACCACCGTCTACGTCAAGGACGCCACCGGCGCCGAGGTGTCCACCACCTTCCTGTGGAACGTGCTGCCGAGCCAGCCCAACGACCTGTCCATCACCGTCCCGGACCCCAGTGACCCCGATCAGACGAGCAAGGTGGGGCAACCTCTGGAGCTCGATGCGTACGCGCCGAACGGCAGCAACAGCGGCTACGACTGGGTCACGTACACCACCGGGCTGCCGCCGGGGCTCTCGATCGCCTCGAAGAACTACTTCTACGGTGCGATCACCGGCACGCCGACCACTCCGGGCGTCTACCGCGTGACCCTGGTCTGCCAGGACTCGAACTACAAGAGGGCGGTCGTGATGTTCGACTGGACGGTGACGCCATGA